One Loxodonta africana isolate mLoxAfr1 chromosome 6, mLoxAfr1.hap2, whole genome shotgun sequence DNA window includes the following coding sequences:
- the CXCR4 gene encoding C-X-C chemokine receptor type 4 — protein MGEINFFTMDNETEEVGSGDYDSIKEPCFREENAHFNRFFLPTIYSIIFLTGIVGNGLVILVMGYQKKLRSMTDKYRLHLSVADLLFVLTLPFWAVDAVAGWYFGKFLCQAVHVIYTVNLYSSVLILAFISLDRYLAIVHATNSQKPRKLLAEKVVYVGVWIPALLLTIPDFIFANVTESEEKYICDRFYPSDLWMVVFQFQHIMVGLILPGIVILSCYCIIISKLSHSKGHQKRKALKTTVILILAFFACWLPYYVGISIDAFILLEIIKQGCEFENMVHKWISITEALAFFHCCLNPILYAFLGAKFKTSAQHALTSVSRGSSLKILSKGKRAGHSSVSTESESSSFHSS, from the coding sequence TTTTTCACTATGGACAATGAGACGGAGGAGGTGGGCTCAGGTGACTACGACTCCATAAAGGAACCCTGCTTCCGGGAAGAAAATGCCCATTTCAACCGATTCTTTCTGCCTACCATCTACTCCATCATTTTCTTGACTGGCATAGTGGGCAATGGATTGGTCATCCTGGTCATGGGTTACCAGAAGAAACTGAGAAGCATGACGGACAAGTACAGGCTGCACCTGTCAGTGGCGGACCTCCTCTTTGTCCTTACACTTCCTTTCTGGGCCGTTGATGCCGTGGCAGGCTGGTACTTTGGGAAGTTCCTGTGCCAGGCAGTCCACGTCATTTACACGGTCAACCTCTACAGCAGCGTCCTCATCCTGGCGTTCATCAGCCTGGACCGGTACCTAGCCATCGTCCACGCCACCAACAGTCAGAAGCCAAGGAAGCTGTTGGCTGAAAAGGTGGTTTATGTTGGCGTCTGGATACCCGCCCTCCTGCTGACTATCCCGGATTTCATCTTCGCTAACGTCACTGAATCAGAGGAGAAATACATCTGTGACCGTTTCTACCCCAGTGACTTGTGGATGGTCGTGTTCCAATTTCAGCACATCATGGTTGGCCTCATCCTGCCAGGGATCGTCATCCTGTCCTGCTATTGTATTATCATCTCCAAGCTGTCGCACTCCAAGGGCCACCAGAAGCGCAAGGCCCTCAAGACCACCGTCATTCTCATCCTGGCTTTCTTTGCCTGCTGGCTGCCCTACTATGTTGGGATCAGCATCGATGccttcattcttctggaaatcaTCAAGCAAGGCTGTGAATTTGAGAACATGGTGCACAAGTGGATTTCCATCACCGAGGCCCTCGCCTTTTTCCACTGTTGCCTGAACCCCATCCTCTATGCCTTCCTTGGGGCCAAGTTTAAAACCTCTGCCCAGCACGCGCTGACCTCTGTGAGCAGAGGGTCCAGCCTGAAGATCCTCTCGAAAGGAAAGCGAGCTGGACATTCTTCTGTTTCAACTGAGTCTGAATCGTCAAGTTTTCATTCCAGCTAA